A genomic stretch from Flavobacterium humidisoli includes:
- a CDS encoding outer membrane beta-barrel protein, producing the protein MKKNLFLLGLLVCSMATMAQTEKAEKPESWYFKLGGSYFNQTASTEFPTVGGNAALDRTYVGGKLVSEKSITGSFGQGFRTGITAGYRFSTRIGVELGVNYYSSNDKTMAQTTSDQPYIPTSATTGIYNFKSVGQITAFDLAPAIVMFLGESNGFEPYTKVGVLVPIHGDLEIKTDAVAPVGVNPGTGAPVFGNVHSVDKVKPNPTIGFTAAVGTTYKLTSHLSAFAELEYRNFTVHGKTKETTEFTVNGNDALASRTTAQIHTNYREGLDVNSNNALTNPNGVNKDKPMDELSSYVGISGLGLTLGIKYSL; encoded by the coding sequence ATGAAAAAGAACCTATTTTTATTAGGATTATTAGTTTGCTCTATGGCCACAATGGCGCAAACAGAAAAAGCAGAAAAACCAGAAAGCTGGTATTTTAAATTGGGAGGATCTTATTTCAACCAAACTGCTTCAACTGAGTTTCCAACTGTTGGAGGAAATGCTGCATTAGATAGAACATATGTAGGAGGAAAATTGGTTTCTGAAAAAAGTATTACAGGTTCTTTTGGACAAGGTTTTAGAACTGGTATAACTGCAGGTTACCGTTTTTCAACACGTATCGGAGTTGAGTTAGGGGTTAATTACTATTCTAGTAATGATAAAACTATGGCACAGACTACTTCAGATCAGCCATATATCCCTACATCTGCAACTACAGGAATTTACAATTTTAAATCAGTTGGTCAAATTACAGCTTTTGATTTAGCGCCTGCAATTGTTATGTTTTTAGGAGAATCTAACGGATTTGAACCTTATACTAAAGTTGGGGTTTTAGTTCCAATTCATGGAGATTTAGAAATTAAAACTGATGCTGTTGCTCCAGTTGGAGTTAATCCAGGTACAGGTGCTCCAGTTTTTGGAAATGTTCACAGTGTTGATAAAGTAAAACCAAACCCAACTATCGGATTTACAGCTGCTGTTGGTACAACTTACAAACTTACTTCACATCTTTCTGCTTTTGCTGAATTAGAGTACCGTAACTTTACTGTACATGGTAAAACAAAAGAAACAACTGAGTTTACTGTAAATGGAAATGATGCTTTAGCTTCTAGAACTACAGCTCAAATTCATACTAATTATAGAGAAGGTTTAGATGTAAATTCAAACAATGCTCTAACAAATCCAAATGGAGTTAATAAAGATAAGCCAATGGACGAATTAAGTTCATATGTTGGAATTTCTGGATTAGGATTAACATTAGGGATCAAATACAGCCTATAA